CAACCAACTATTCACTTTCTCGGTCGACTACCGAGAAAAGATTCACGGCGAGTATTGAGAATGGCAGCTGGGCGCCCGACAAAGTACAAGGCCGAGTACGTGAAAACGGCCAAGGCACTGGCAAAGCTGGGCGCCACCAATCCGGAAATGGCCGAAGCATTCGGCGTATCTTTATCCACACTAAAGTTGTGGGTTGTACAGCACGCTGAATTTTCGGCCGCCATAAAACTAGGCAAGGATGTTGCTGACGAGCGAGTGGTAGATGCCTTGTACAACCGCGCAATGGGCTACTCCCACGAAGACACTGATGTCCGAGTTGTGGATGGCGCCGTGGTTCTAACGCCACTTATGAAGCACTACCCGCCGGATACAGGTGCTGCCATCTTCTGGCTCAAAAACCGGCGCCCTGATGAGTGGCGCGACAAACAAGAGATCGAGCACAGCGGCAACATCGCGCTGACCGACCGTATCCTGGCTGCCAGAAAGCGTGCAAAACCAGAAGACTGACCCGGAAGCGCTGCTTGCCGAGGACATGGGGCGGTTCTTCTACGATCCGCTTGGCTGGGTTATGTACGCTTTCGACTGGGGGCAAGGCGAGCTTGAGGGTTTCGATGGCCCTGATGAGTGGCAGCGGGACTTCCTGAGTGACTGGGGCGCCGCGATCCGTATCAATAACTTCGACGGCATGAAGCCGGTTGAGGCTTACCGGGCTGCAACCAGTTCGGGGCACGGTATCGGCAAGTCTGCGCTGTCGTCATGGATCATCCTGTACATCATGAGCACCAGGCCCCAGTCCAAGGGTGTGGTCACTGCGAATACCGGCGAGCAGTTGCGCACCAAGACTTGGGGTGAGCTTGGGAAGTGGAAGAAGCGCTGCATTACCGGTCACTGGTTCGAGTACAACAACGGCAAGGGAAACATGAACATCTACCATCCTGCGTATGGCGAGAGCTGGCGCGTGGATGGACAGACCTGCCGCGAAGAGAACAGTGAGTCATTTGCCGGCCTGCACGCGGCAACATCGTCGCCCTGGTATCTGTTCGACGAGGCGTCTGCGGTCCCGGACAAGATATGGGAGGTTGCCGAAGGCGGCCTTACTGATGGCGAGCCTTTCTGGTTCGTGTTCGGCAACCCTACTCGAAACACCGGTCGTTTCCGTGAGTGCTGGCGGAAGTTCAGGCATCGCTGGAAGACCCGGCAGATCGATAGCCGGCAGGCCAAGATGACCAACAAGGAGCTCATCAAGCAATGGGCTTCTGACTACGGTGAGGACTCGGACTTCTTCAAGGTACGTGTTCGCGGGCTTTTCCCTTCCTCATCCGACCTTCAGTTCATCGGCACAGGTCTGGTGGACGCGGCAATGGGCCGGGTTGTCACTGAGTCCATGGTGAGCCATGCGCCGGTAGTGATTGGGGTTGACCCGTCATGGTCGGGCGAAGACGAATTCGCCATCTACCTGCGGCAGGGCCTCCACAGCAAGCTGATTGCCACATATCAGAAGTCTGACGATGACGTGCTAATGGCTCAGCGTATCGCTCAGCTTGAGGATCAGTACAAGGCCGATGCGGTGTTTGTCGACTTCGGCTACGGCACTGGCATCGTCAGCGCAGGTCGAGCCATGGGTCGCAACTGGACGCTTGTGCAGTTCGGAAGCGCTTCCAGCGATCCAGGCATGCTCAACAAGCGCGGCGAGATCTGGAACGCCATGAAAGAGTGGTTGAAAGCAGGTGGCGAGCTCAACGACCAGCAGACCGCTGACGAGATCTCAGCCCCCGAATACCGAGTGAAGCTCGACGGAAAGATCGTTCTTGAAGACAAGGCGGAGCTCAAAAAGCGCGCCGGTATAAGCCCAAACCGTGCAGACGCACTTGCGCTCACGTTCTCCTTCCCCGTGGTCAAGAAATCCTTCTACGCCGGGAATGGCGGACATACATCCCATTACGACCCATTCAACAGTTGAGGTAACGGCCATGTGTGGTGGCGGCGGACTTGGAAAACTTGTTGGCCAAGGCATCAATGCGATGTTCTTGGGCACCACTGATGCAGCTGGTCTGACCGGCGAAGGATCGATGTTTGATCCGGATCAGGGTCTTGAAATGTCATACCAGTCGGAAACAGCACAATCGACTAACGTCGCCAGCGATGTGCAGGCCGCCCGCGACGACGAGAAGCGCCGCCGAGCGGCTGCTGCTGGCCTTTCCAGCACCATCCTTGGCGGCTCGATGGCTGGCACCCAGACCGCAACCAAGACTCTTCTCGGACAGTGACCATGGAAGACACCCCGCGCCGCCGCGCTGAAAAGCGCCTATCGATGCTCAAGAATGAGCGCACGTCGTGGGAAGCCAACTGGAGAGAGCTTTCCGACTTCATCCAGCCCATGAGGTCGCGCCTGCTGTGCGATCAGCAGGCCAACAAGGGTGATCGACGTAACAACAAGATCATCAACAACGAGGCCACGGAGGATGCACTGGCGCTTGCTGCTGGCATGATGAGCGGACTTACCTCGCGCTCTCGCCCATGGTTCAACCTCGAGATCAAGTCTCACGAGGATATGGAGTTCGGACCGGTCAAGGACTGGCTCTACGAGGCGACAGAGCGTGTCCGCGCTGCATTCCTGCGCTCGAACTTCTACAACTGCATGCACGTTTCCTATCTCGAAATGGGCGTGTTCGGCACCGGTGCAGTGTGGATTGACCAAGATCCGGACAAAGTAATCGCTTGCGAGGCGTTCACCGCTGGCGAGTACTACGTAGCCAATGGTTCGGACGGCAAGGCGAACACCTTCTACCGCGAGTTCAAGCTGACCGCCGCGCAGATGGCCGAGCGGTTCGGCGAGGCAAGCTTGAGCGACCAAGCCAAGAACGCGCTCAGGGAGAGCAGACAGGACCAGTGGTTTGACTGCGTGCAGATGGTCGAGACGAACCCTGACTATGTGCCTAGCTCCCAGATCAGTAAACGGCTCGCGTTCATCGGGCTTGTTTGGGAGAAGACTTCACCATCTGACAAGGTGCTTGAGCACAAGGGCTACCACGAATTCCCTGTTGCGGTAATGCGCTGGGACGCCCTGCCAGGCGACTGCTACGGCACTGGCCCGGGGCGCAACTGCATGGGCGATGTGAAAGCGCTACAGCTCTATGAGCGCGCATCAGCCCGTATGGCCGAGACTGGCGCTAATCCAGCCGTTCAGGCTCCTGCTGCTCTTCGCGGTCAGCCGTCTTCAATGCTCCCGGGCGGCGTTACCTACGTTGACCAGGTTGGGTCTCAGAACTCAATCCTACCCATCTACCAGCCCAACTATGGATGGATGCAGGCGCTGGAAGCCAAGATTCAGCAGATCACCGCACGCATTCGCAGGTCGTTCTTCACTGACCTGTTCCTGATGATCAGCCAGATGGACGATGTCAGGACCGCAACAGAGATCGTTGCGCGCAAGGAAGAGAAGATGTCCATGCTTGGGCCTGTGGTCGAGCGCATCGACTTCGAAGGCCTGGATGTGATCGTGGATCGCACCGTTGGGATCATGATCCGTCAATCCGTTCCAATCTGGGCTGGGATCATTGACGCGGAGCCTTGGCTTCCTGAGCCTCCCGAAGAGCTTGGTGATTCCGAGATCGAGGCCGACTATGTGTCGATCCTTGCTCAGGCCCAGAAAGCTCAAGCTGTGGTTGGCCTTGAGCGATTCGCAAGCACCATCGGTAATCTCAGTGGCGTATTC
The genomic region above belongs to Pseudomonas sp. PSKL.D1 and contains:
- a CDS encoding portal protein; this encodes MEDTPRRRAEKRLSMLKNERTSWEANWRELSDFIQPMRSRLLCDQQANKGDRRNNKIINNEATEDALALAAGMMSGLTSRSRPWFNLEIKSHEDMEFGPVKDWLYEATERVRAAFLRSNFYNCMHVSYLEMGVFGTGAVWIDQDPDKVIACEAFTAGEYYVANGSDGKANTFYREFKLTAAQMAERFGEASLSDQAKNALRESRQDQWFDCVQMVETNPDYVPSSQISKRLAFIGLVWEKTSPSDKVLEHKGYHEFPVAVMRWDALPGDCYGTGPGRNCMGDVKALQLYERASARMAETGANPAVQAPAALRGQPSSMLPGGVTYVDQVGSQNSILPIYQPNYGWMQALEAKIQQITARIRRSFFTDLFLMISQMDDVRTATEIVARKEEKMSMLGPVVERIDFEGLDVIVDRTVGIMIRQSVPIWAGIIDAEPWLPEPPEELGDSEIEADYVSILAQAQKAQAVVGLERFASTIGNLSGVFPEARDKFNADQWIDEYAEAAGVVPTVVRGDEEVDAIRQQRAQQQQAQALQEQINQGIQGAKLLSETQITPDNVLGRMTGA
- a CDS encoding terminase, with amino-acid sequence MQNQKTDPEALLAEDMGRFFYDPLGWVMYAFDWGQGELEGFDGPDEWQRDFLSDWGAAIRINNFDGMKPVEAYRAATSSGHGIGKSALSSWIILYIMSTRPQSKGVVTANTGEQLRTKTWGELGKWKKRCITGHWFEYNNGKGNMNIYHPAYGESWRVDGQTCREENSESFAGLHAATSSPWYLFDEASAVPDKIWEVAEGGLTDGEPFWFVFGNPTRNTGRFRECWRKFRHRWKTRQIDSRQAKMTNKELIKQWASDYGEDSDFFKVRVRGLFPSSSDLQFIGTGLVDAAMGRVVTESMVSHAPVVIGVDPSWSGEDEFAIYLRQGLHSKLIATYQKSDDDVLMAQRIAQLEDQYKADAVFVDFGYGTGIVSAGRAMGRNWTLVQFGSASSDPGMLNKRGEIWNAMKEWLKAGGELNDQQTADEISAPEYRVKLDGKIVLEDKAELKKRAGISPNRADALALTFSFPVVKKSFYAGNGGHTSHYDPFNS
- a CDS encoding terminase, encoding MKTAKALAKLGATNPEMAEAFGVSLSTLKLWVVQHAEFSAAIKLGKDVADERVVDALYNRAMGYSHEDTDVRVVDGAVVLTPLMKHYPPDTGAAIFWLKNRRPDEWRDKQEIEHSGNIALTDRILAARKRAKPED